One part of the Rutidosis leptorrhynchoides isolate AG116_Rl617_1_P2 chromosome 1, CSIRO_AGI_Rlap_v1, whole genome shotgun sequence genome encodes these proteins:
- the LOC139861546 gene encoding uncharacterized mitochondrial protein AtMg00310-like gives MNKLSDWKPVIEKFKSRLSGWKMRSLSFGGRVVLIKSVLNSLPLYYFSLFRAPPSVLKILESVRRGFFWGGADSGHKIAWVKWENVINSYGNGGLNFGSLKGKNLALLGKWWWRFKTETESFWVKVISSIYGSCGGLLAESDLGHSMPSTLWRNIILAGTSIEELQVGFKHSFLKTIGDGGTTLFWDEHWIGRDKLRNLYPRLFRLEHDKKCSIKDRLQVSGEGAVTSGSGAWQKMAASRSKNSRL, from the exons ATGAACAAATTAAGTGATTGGAAGCCGGTAATTGAGAAGTTCAAATCTAGACTTTCGGGTTGGAAAATGCGATCGTTGTCTTTTGGTGGAAGGGTAGTACTAATCAAGTCGGTTCTAAATAGTCTCCCGTTGTATTATTTCTCGCTCTTTCGTGCTCCGCCGAGTGTTCTAAAAATTCTTGAGAGTGTGAGGAGGGGTTTCTTTTGGGGTGGGGCGGATTCGGGTCATAAAAttgcttgggttaaatgggaaaacGTCATTAATTCTTATGGGAATGGGGGGTTGAATTTCGGGTCCCTAAAAGGCAAAAACCTAGCCTTATTaggaaaatggtggtggaggttcaaaaccgaaaccgaatCTTTCTGGGTAAAAGTCATTAGTAGCATTTATGGTTCGTGTGGCGGGTTGTTGGCGGAAAGTGACCTTGGTCACTCGATGCCTTCGACTCTTTGGCGTAACATTATTCTAGCAGGTACATCCATTGAAGAACTGCAGGTTGGGTTCAAGCACTCGTTCTTAAAGACTATTGGCGATGGTGGGACAACACTGTTTTGGGATGAGCATTGGATTGGAAGGGACAAGCTTCGCAATTTATACCCTCGTTTATTCAGGCTGGAACATGATAAAAAATGCAGCATAAAGGATCGACTACAAGTTTCTGGTGAAG GGGCTGTGACAAGTGGAAGTGGAGCTTGGCAAAAAATGGCTGCTTCACGGTCAAAAAACTCTCGGCTTTAA